aCCCCtggaaagggtcattcaacccccaaaggggtcatggctcacaggttgagagctgctgTGCTAGAGTCTAATCCAGTAGTATATTTTCATGGTGTGTTGATTTTTGTTCAAGAATATATTTCCTCTTTCACGTGTTTGTTCTTTGGGAcctttgtataacatctgtctgtctatctgtctcaaATTTGTATGTCATGATTCTCTTAAATAGATATCATTCTCTAGCATCCACACTTTAAGAGCTTTGAAGCAAACATTGTAGGTGATGAAAGGGAGACATCCATctgaagaagttaaaaaaaaatttaaagcaaaaaaCAAATAGCCTTGGTGTTATAGGCCaataatcccagctacttggaaagctaaggcaggtttaaggccagtctgggcaattACTTGTCttcaaataaaaagcaaaaagggACTGCAGATGTACCTCAGTTGGCAAAGTGTTTGCCCAGCATGCGTAGGGCCTTGACTTGAatgcccagcaccacataaaccaggtgtggtcaTGAACTTCTGTGCTCATGAGGTAAGAAGAACATCAAAAGTTTAACGCCCCCCTCTGCTACATAGAGCTCAGGGCCACTGTGGGTTGGCTGCCCTATCTCAAAAGAGTGTGGGTCCTAATTGATACACCTGTGATTATGCAATCCCTTAGGGCTAGGATctaggcaaagaaagaaaaaatcaaaaagaaaagggacaaaaattctgcatgaattttattttatttttttagacaaaatgcaaacaaccaatgatgtgtaaaataaaagacaagtTTAAAAAATCTATATAAAAGAAGGATGGAAACAGAGGAAATCCATACATGAACTCTGCAATGCATATAACTTGatgataatattttttaatataagaatGAGCCCGTTCTTTATGTGCTTAATAAAACAGTATTTGTGTTTCTTAAAACATGTAAGTGAAACTATATCTCACATATCTAAGGCTGGCCTTGTCCTTCCTTACCATGTAGCCAGACTTGACCTTGAccctctgatcctcttgcctctgtctcccatgtgctggggttacaagcaggCAGCACAGTGACCGGTTTTAATGAATTTCTGGGGATATGCTATGTAATTCTCTACAAACTGTGCTACATACTCAGCCTGGTTTTATGTATGTTTTTTAGATGAGTCTGTCTTTGTGGCTCTAATTGGCCTATAATTCAATATGTAGATCTGGCTAGACTTTTAAGAGTGATTCCCTCTTGGCCCCAGTTTCCCAAGAACAGTGATTATAGGAATGTGCCACATTGCCTAGCTTTTGCTCTGATTTTGACTTTTAGAATGCTCTGGGCATTCTCTGGACCCTGAAATGAATTCCTTTCCTGCTGAGAGTCCCCTGATGAAGATTAAGGTTGTTGAGGTCCTTACATTGAACAAGGATATGGCTGGTCCCCGGAATGCCCTGATTCAATCCCTCTATCCAGAAAGTGGGGAAGACTTGAACCCAGGTAACCTCAAGCCAGCTCAACAGCCAAGCAAGCATTTGACTGACACTGAAGCTTCGCGACAGAAGTTCCGACATTTCCAGTATGAAGAGTCAGCTGGTCCCCAGAAGTCTGTGTCCCAGCTTCGTAAGCTGTGTCACCAGTGGCTGCAGCCCAGTACACGTTCAAAGAAGCAGATCCTAGAGTTGCTGGTGCTCGAGCAGTTCCTGAATGCATTGCCTGAGAAGCTTCGGGTATGGGTAGAGTCGCAGCACCCAGAAGACTGCAAAGCAgtggtggctttgttggagaataTGACCTCAGTGTCTAAGGACGATGGTGAGTGTCCTGGAAGGGTGAGGTGACAAACCTCTCTATGAGGGCTTTGTGAGGGAATGAGGAGTTCTGGGATGACTGAGCATC
Above is a window of Mus musculus strain C57BL/6J chromosome 13, GRCm38.p6 C57BL/6J DNA encoding:
- the Zfp369 gene encoding neurotrophin receptor-interacting factor 2 isoform X3, producing MDPGEGRSAFCLLPLENTEDSMASTLPTTWPHESVKFEDVSLRFTEEEWALLDRQQKCLYREIMMENLNNMISVEHHFSKANVMPQLEEVEDCWPMQREIPQDTLPECSGHSLDPEMNSFPAESPLMKIKVVEVLTLNKDMAGPRNALIQSLYPESGEDLNPGNLKPAQQPSKHLTDTEASRQKFRHFQYEESAGPQKSVSQLRKLCHQWLQPSTRSKKQILELLVLEQFLNALPEKLRVWVESQHPEDCKAVVALLENMTSVSKDDAWLACSSEATDELKEKRKDVATLPVTVPPEGGSLRWETES